CCATGGCTGCCCACATCCACAGACATACAGCGACACTGTTTGACCCTCTGCACCTTACGGTGTCTGAAGGGGGGCTGCAGGTCTGGGCAGTCTAGCtgcactgtgagctgtgtgaTGCGATGTGGCCTGCAGAAGGAGCAGGACTGGAACGGCTCTTGGGCCTTATTGTGGCCTTTCCTTCCGGAGCCTGATGCTTGGCCTCGGCTCTGACCCTGACCTGAGCTGGGGCCCATATGGCGGGGGATGTAGAAGGAGTTACACTGGCCATAGCAAAAACGGTTGACCACAGTGCGGCTGTGACAACCCTCCTCACTGATTGTCTGGCGGAGGGGTTGGGTCTTGCACCAGTCTCTGCGGAGGTAGCGGCGCTCTGTGACCACCAAGGCCTCCCGGCTGGAGGATAGCACTTCCGGTTTCTGCTGCAATAGCCGATGGTGGCGCTCTGAGGACAGGTTCCCTTTGGTCTTGTGTGGAGATGGGATAGATCCTTGGGGCCGAGACTTTTTGGTCTCTGCTGTGATGCAGAGCACCCCAGCCAGTATGACTGGGATAGTTATTCGCCACAACATTCTGCAAATAGAAAGAGAGATGCATTACTATTCAACGCATTACTACACAGAAAAGACGGtgtctgaaaatatttgaaaatatttgtcacatgtTTTCAGACTGAAGCCAGTGTAACTCGAGCAGCAGGTGATGATGCGTGGCAGTCATACAACTGCTAACACGATATTAATACTACCAGTCGTGTTTCCaattgtgtgaatgtgcattcACGTTGAACCACCTTGGCAGTCTAGCCTCCCTGGAATCATTGTGGAAATGAATCCATCACCAGGGCCCCCATTTGTCAGCATCTCTGTGTCAttacttttatttgctttcctcTCGGCTACGCAACTcctccaaaaataaacaaagccTTGCCATCAAAGGATACACTTAAACACCCATAACGAGAAGGGGAAGTTGATTTTATTGGTCCCGTCGCCGGGTAAAATAATTAGGGCTTTGCTTACTTTAGTCATGAACTATGCCGCAGATATGTAAACAGGCATTAGAGGGGCCCATCTGCATGTTATTAGGGGAAGAGTTAGGGAACTCTACAGTGCCCTTTGGGAGTCCACTCCTCTACTCT
This region of Scatophagus argus isolate fScaArg1 chromosome 10, fScaArg1.pri, whole genome shotgun sequence genomic DNA includes:
- the grem2a gene encoding gremlin-2; this encodes MLWRITIPVILAGVLCITAETKKSRPQGSIPSPHKTKGNLSSERHHRLLQQKPEVLSSSREALVVTERRYLRRDWCKTQPLRQTISEEGCHSRTVVNRFCYGQCNSFYIPRHMGPSSGQGQSRGQASGSGRKGHNKAQEPFQSCSFCRPHRITQLTVQLDCPDLQPPFRHRKVQRVKQCRCMSVDVGSHGKL